In Topomyia yanbarensis strain Yona2022 chromosome 2, ASM3024719v1, whole genome shotgun sequence, one DNA window encodes the following:
- the LOC131679155 gene encoding pre-mRNA-splicing factor CWC25 homolog has translation MGGGDLNTKKSWHPSTFKNQERVWKAEQADAAEKRKLAELQHEINEERNREELKSIAKKSGLIADTDGDRKLEWMYKGPQVNREEYLLGRTVDKTFEQLDAQEKAGPSVGISQPKNHVEHECIPFSIRQYKGLESTEQVDMTRKLMEDPLMAIKQKEVESRQKILENPVKLKELHRLLKSDRSIHGKRDKDRKHKAKKKKRTSSSTGESDTDDEDRDLDKILAEKYKKVQHSIDAEQGEEVSLNKLLSMKYQKLSKELNKLAKPKKSKKKKKKRGNSSSGESDSDSRDVRRHRRERSSSRDKYRSGPSRARDQSSETKRYHDRSYDDRKSRKREESKRDRHRSRSRDRKHFPAPRRDRSRSRDRNRKQNTPPSSSTESSPEQIRRKDDSDGERRPTSSRHFGLVSASGKKLELSKRDEVRLYKRDEIKAHQSSQKPAWKRPERKNPLTEEEIEAKRKAMLQNAEWRDNERQKNVRRYEDEDRQQEQKDKEKKYDKDFLTKQFKHAASNETVEKRIKSNRNNIQRTGGAMNDNFARR, from the exons ATGGGTGGTGGCGATTTG AACACAAAAAAGTCGTGGCATCCAAGTACATTCAAGAATCAGGAACGCGTCTGGAAAGCTGAACAAGCGGATGCTGCCGAAAAGCGGAAACTCGCTGAGCTGCAACATGAGATAAACGAGGAGCGGAACCGGGAAGAGCTAAAGAGCATTGCCAAGAAATCGGGACTGATTGCCGATACTGATGGTGATCGGAAGCTCGAATGGATGTACAAGGGCCCGCAGGTTAATCGCGAAGAATACTTGCTAGGGCGTACGGTCGATAAAACCTTCGAACAGCTCGACGCCCAAGAGAAAGCCGGACCAAGTGTAGGTATAAGTCAGCCGAAGAATCATGTGGAACACGAGTGCATCCCGTTCTCGATCAGACAGTATAAGGGGCTGGAGAGTACCGAGCAGGTCGATATGACACGGAAATTGATGGAGGATCCGTTGATGGCCATCAAGCAGAAAGAAGTCGAAAGTCGACAGAAAATTCTGGAAAATCCAGTTAAGCTAAAGGAGTTGCACCGGTTGCTCAAGAGCGATCGTAGCATTCACGGCAAAAGAGATAAGGATAGGAAGC ATAAAGcaaagaagaagaaaagaaCATCAAGTTCCACAGGTGAATCAGATACCGATGACGAAGACAGAGATTTGGACAAAATTCTGGCGGAAAAGTACAAAAAAGTGCAACATTCGATCGATGCAGAGCAGGGAGAAGAGGTTAGTTTAAATAAGCTGCTCAGTATGAAGTATCAGAAGTTGTCGAAGGAACTTAACAAATTAGCGAAgccaaaaaagtcaaaaaagaagaaaaagaaacgcGGAAACAGCAGTTCTGGAGAGTCCGATTCAGACTCACGTGATGTCCGGAGGCATCGAAGGGAACGATCAAGTTCAAGAGATAAGTATCGTTCTGGACCATCACGGGCACGCGATCAAAGCTCAGAAACAAAAAGATACCACGATAGGTCCTATGACGATAGGAAAAGTAGGAAACGAGAAGAATCAAAGCGAGATCGTCATCGTTCTCGGAGTCGTGACCGTAAACATTTTCCCGCACCTAGAAGGGATCGGTCACGTTCTAGAGATCGAAACCGCAAACAAAACACACCGCCAAGCTCCAGTACAGAATCATCCCCGGAGCAAATACGCCGCAAGGACGATTCTGATGGTGAAAGAAGGCCTACAAGTAGCCGACATTTTGGCCTTGTTTCAGCATCAGGAAAGAAGCTAGAACTTTCTAAACGAGATGAAGTTCGGCTCTACAAAAGGGACGAAATCAAAGCACATCAATCGAGCCAGAAACCGGCCTGGAAACGTCCCGAAAGAAAGAATCCTCTAACGGAGGAGGAAATAGAAGCTAAACGCAAGGCAATGCTTCAGAATGCGGAGTGGCGGGATAATGAGCGGCAGAAAAATGTTCGTCGCTATGAGGATGAAGACCGCCAGCAGGAACAGAAGGACAAGGAGAAAAAATACGATAAGGACTTTCTTACGAAACAATTCAAGCATGCGGCCAGCAACGAAACTGTCGAGAAGCGAATCAAGTCGAATCGCAACAATATTCAGCGGACCGGTGGGGCAATGAATGATAATTTCGCTAGGAGATAA